Within the Myxococcaceae bacterium JPH2 genome, the region CCCTTGCGCCAGTCGTGGCGGTGCTCGTAGCGCTGATCATTGAACGTGTAGGGCTTGCCCTGGAACGTGATGTGGTCGTGCGAGTTGATGAGACCCGGCGACACGACGCCCTGCGGGCAGACCACCTGCGTCGCCGTCGCAGCGCCGGCCGCCGCGCTGCAATCGCAGCTCACGCACTGGATGACGCCGGCCGAGTCGAACAGCACCTGACCGCCCGCGTACACCTTGTCCGGAGCCAGGATGACACCGGTGATCAACTTGCTCGTCCCCGTGCCCGGGGTCACCTGGCACGTGCCGCTCGTCGGAGGCGGCAGCGACGCCGCGGGGCACATCACCACCGTGCCCGGTCCACCCGTACCTGCATCCGTGGACGTCCCGGCGTCGGTCTGCATTCCTGCATCCGTGGACGTCCCGGCGTCGGTCTGCGTGCCCGCGTCGGTGGTCGTGCCAGCGTCGGTCTGCGTGCCGGCATCATCGTTGGAGCCGGCGTCCGTGGACGTACCCGCATCGGTCTGCGTCCCCGCATCCGTCTGCGTTCCCGCGTCCGTAGTGGTACCCGCGTCGGTCTGCGTGCCGGCATCATCGTTGGAACCGGCATCCGTGGACGTACCCGCATCGGTCTGCGTCCCGGCATCCGTCTGCGTTCCCGCGTCCGTAGAGGTACCCGCGTCGGTCTGCGTGCCCGCGTCCGTAGAGGTACCCGCATCCGTCGACGTACCGGCATCCGTGGAGGTACCCGCGTCGGTCTGCGTTCCCGCATCCGTCGACGTACCGGCGTCCGTGGACGTCCCGGCGTCGGTCTGCGTTCCCGCCTCCGTCGACGTACCGGCGTCCGTGGACGTCCCGGCGTCGGTCTGCGTTCCCGCCTCCGTCGACGTACCGGCGTCCGTGGACGTCCCGGCGTCGGTCTGCGTTCCCGCATCCGTCGACGTACCGGCGTCCGTGGACGTCCCGGCGTCGGTCTGCGTTCCCGCATCCGTCGACGTGCCGGCGTCCGTGGTCGTGCCCGCGTCGGTCTGCGTTCCCGCATCCGTCGACGTGCCGGCATCCGTGGTCGTGCCCGCGTCGGTCTGCGTGCCAGCATCCTCATTCGTGCCGGCGTCGGTGTGCGTCCCGGCATCATCCGAGCCCGCGTCCGTCTGCGTCCCCGCGTCGTCGCCCGCGTCCGGCTTCGGATTCACCGGCGTGACGGTGCACGTGTTCTCGCACCCATCCCCGTTGACTCGGTTGCCGTCGTCACAGGCCTCGCCCGTCTCGACCTTCCCGTTGCCGCAGACCGGCGAGCCGCTCCCCGGCTTCGCCGGCTGGCACGTGTGACTGCAGGAATCCCCATCCGCGACGTTGCCGTCGTCGCAGGCTTCGCCCTTCTCGACGATGCCGTTTCCACAGACAGGATCGTTGTCACCACACGCGGATAGCAGCACGGTCACCGCACAAAGCGGCACCAGCAGCCATCGGGACGACCAAGACATGAAGAACTCCGGAGTGACCGATACGGGGCCTCCTCCAAAGCACACCTGTTGACCACCAGGCAAACGCCCCTGTGGCAAAACTTCGCCACGAACAGAAGACCCATGGGGACGGACGTGACCCAGCGAAAGCCCGGCCGAGCGCTGAGTCTCGCTCCGAATCAGCCCGAAGCGCTCGCCCTACACGCTCCGGGCGAGGCGACCCGCGCCCAGAGCGTGTTCGAGGCGGCCCACGGCCCAGTGCCCCGGACGGGGGGGAGCCCAGACGCGCCAGAATCTGCATCACATTGGGCTGATGAGTGAAGTTGAAGGTGCCGGACATCAGAAACATCGCCGCCAGCAAGCCGGTCGGTATCCAGTACAGGTGTCACGCGTGCGAAAGACCCGCAACGGCGCTGAACGGGTCAGCATGCGACCCCGTACGGCCAGCTCAGCGCATGCAACGCTCGGCGCGCCGCCAGTCCATTCCTGCACCAGGCAACCGCAGGCAGGCCACCTGAAGCCTCTCACGAATCACGAAGCTCGGTTTAGCAGCGCGCCGGGAGCGTCGCGACCACGCGGGCCTCGCGGCGAACCAGCAACAAGACCAGGATGAGACCCGCTCCCGCCATCGCCGCCCCGGCCAAGGCCACGGCGGGATAGCCGAGGTTGAGGCCAATGACTGCCCCACCGAGGGCCGCACCGAGGGCGTTGCCCAAGTTGAAGGCCCCGATGTTCATGGCCGATGCCAGGTTCGGTGCGTCGCTGGCGGCGAGCATCACGCGCATCTGCAGCGGCGGCACCAGCGCGAAGCTCGCCACGCCCCAGAGGAAGATCACCACGGCGGAGGGCACCTGCCACGGCATGACCCCGGCAAATGCGACCAGCAGGGAGGCAAGGCCTGCCAGGGTGGTAATCAAAGTACGGTCCACCGACCTGTCGGCGAAGCGGCCCCCCAGCCAGTTTCCGATCGTCAGCCCCAGTCCATAGGTCACCAGCATGGCGGTGACGAAGCCCGTCGAGGCCACGGTCTGCTCCTTCAAGATTGGAGCGATGTAGGTGAAGACGGTGAACATGGCGCTCGAGCCGATAACGGTCAGGCCGAGGGCAATCAAAACAGGGCCGCGTCGGAGCACCGCCACTTCGGCCTTCATGACGCCGCTGTCGGCGGAGGGCTCGACCCGGCCGTGCGGTAGGGTCAAGCGAAGCGCGACCATCGCCAGGGCGCCCAGCCCCGCGATGCCCCAGAAGGAGGCGCGCCAGCCCAAGCACTCGCCCGCCCAGGAGGCAAGGGGAACGCCGGTGACGTTGGCGATCGTCAAGCCCATGAACATGGCCGCGACAGCACCCGCCCGCCTGTTCGGCGCGACCACGCTGGCCGCGACAATGGCTCCCACACCAAAGAAGGCGCCATGGTTGAACGACGTCACCACCCGGGCCGCCATCAAGGTCCAGTATTCCGGCGCGAGCGCCGACAGCAGATTGCCCAGGGTGAAGATGCCCATCAGGCCGACCAGCAGGGTCCGGCGCGGCACGCGGGCGGTCGCCAAGGTCATCACCGGCGCGCCGATCAGCACCCCGAATGCATAGGCGCTCACCAGCAGGCCGGCCGCCGGTATGGAGACGCCGAGGTCACCGGCGATCACAGGCAGCATGCCCATCGGCGCGAACTCGGTGACGCCGATGCCGAAGGCTCCGACCGCCAGGGCGATAAGAGGAGGGTTGGGCTTCATCAGCAGGAACCTTTCTCTGCCCCGCCGTGACCGTTCACGACGGGGCGCATTGTTCTGACCGAGCAAAGATGGCTGGGCCGTCGCCGCTGCGTTAGAGCCCTTCAAAGCCAAGGATTCTTGAGATGAACGCAAAGGTGCAGCCGGGCGGCGCGGATCGGGCGCGTGAGATGGCCGTCTTTTCGGCGGTGGCGGCGACTGGCAGCTTCTCGGCGGCCGGGCGTGATCTGCACCTGACCCCCTCGGCCGTCAGCCGGACCATCGACCGCATCGAGGCACGTCTGGGGGTACGCCTGATGCTGCGCACGACCCGGGCCCTGACCCTGACGCCCGAGGGGCAAGCCTATCTAAGCGCTGCGCGGCGCATCCTGACGGAGCTGGACGACGCGGAGCAGGCCATCGCCGACCGGGGAGCGCCGCGCGGTCGGCTGAGAGTGAGCGCCTCGCACTCTCATGGGCGACTGTGCGTGGTCCCTCTGCTGGGCGACTTCGCAGCGCGATACCCACATATCCTGGTGGACATCAACTTGACGGACAGGGTGGTCGACATTGCTGCGGGAGAGGCGGACGTCGGCATTCGCTTCGGCCCGCTGGCGGACAGCGGTTTGACCGCGCGCAAGCTCGGCGAGAATCGGCGCGTGATTGTGGCTTCGCCCGACTATTTGGTCCGGCGCGGGACGCCGACAGTTCCAGAAGACCTGCACCACCACAACTGCCTGAACTTCAATTTTCGCCGAGCCGAAGCAGTCTGGCCCTTCGTGCGCGACGGGCACGAATACAGCCTGTCCGTGAAGGGCAGTATCGAAGCCAATAACGGAGAGACCCTGGGCCAGTTGGCCGCGGCCGGCGTGGGGGTGACGCGGGTCGGCGCCTTCAGCGTCGCGGAAGAGATTCGCTCGGGCCGCCTGGTTCCTCTGTTGGAGCGCTACAATCCAGGCGACGTGGAGAACGTCCACGCTGTCTTTGTCGGCGGTGCCAACTTGCCCGCGCGGGTCAGGGTGTTCGTCGACTATCTGGCCGACGCCCTTTCCGAGGGGCGCTCGGCTCCCTATAGGCTCGTCCCATGAGTTTCCCCATGTTGGTCGCGGTCATCGTCCTGCCCTTGGTGCTTCCGCCATTCATCATCTGGCGCCTCATGGTCAGCGAGAAGAACGCCTACGAGCAGGTCCGGCGCGATGGGAAGCGCTATCTCGCCACCATCAAGGAGGTACACCCCATGAGGGGGGGCGAGCGCAGCAAGGCGGGGCTGTTGCTCAAGGTCGAGACCCCCTCAGGCCCCGTGGGAATGCGCCTGATTGTGCAACTCAAGGGGGCCATCACCTGGGACTTCCTCACCACGGCACGCGTGACCGACCGGCCGGTGTATGTCCACTGCCTCATCGACCCGCTCGTTGAAGAAGCCATTCGCCAATATGGCTACGTTCTCGAAGAGACGCCCCCAGCCAGTGAGGCGCAAGCGATGTCTGGAATGAAGTGAGGCGACATTCATCCTGCTCGCGCGAGGGGGAGGTGACGACCTCCACTTCGGCGATGACATCCTCTTCCCGCCTGTCGTGGCCGATCGCGTCGTCATGGATGGCGAGGTCGTCTCACAAGGCGGCGTCGCGTTCACCGCGCACTTCATGCCAGGGCATACCCCGGGCAGCATCGGCTGGACGTGGAACGACACCCGCGAAGGCAAGCCGGTCCGCATCGCGTATGCAGACAGCCTCAGCGCACCGGGTTACCAGCTGCTGTCCACCCCGCGTTATCCACACATCGTCGAGGACGACCGGCGCAGCTTCGCCACCGTACGCGCCCTGCCCTGCGATGTGCTGCTGACCCCGCATCCGGGTTCCAGTGGTTGGGACTCTGCGGCCAAGGACGCAGCCAGCGCCAAGGCGATGCGCTGCAAGACCTGCGCGGAGACCTCCGAGCGCACCTTCAACACACACCTGGCCGAGGAGCGCCGCAAGCCCCGTTGAAGCACACACGAGCGGCGCCCGTTCGGCGCGGCCGATGCGCGCGTGGCGCACGCCATGGAGGGCGCGCCACGCCGCGTCGGGGCTATGCCTTGGCAGGCCTTTCGCTGAGCCGCTGGGCTCGCTCCTCGGCCTCGCCCGGCACGTCGAACTCCGCCGGGTCGAACAGCGGCCGGAGGTCGACCTCTACCTCTTGGCCCTCCTGCAAGAGGACGCCGAACGGCGCGCGCTTGGCCCACGCGATGGCCTCGGCGAACGTCTTGACCTCGATCAGGCTGTAGCCGGCGATCAGCTCCTTGGACTCAGCGAACGGGCCATCCATCACCTTGCACTGGCGCTTGCTGAACCGCAGACGCGCGCCACGGTTCATCGGCGTGAGGCCGCCGAGATCGAGCAGCACGCCGGCCTTCCGCATCTCCTCGTTGAAGTTGTGCATCGCGACCAACGCCTCTTCGCTCGGAGGTTGCTGGCCCGCGTCGCCCTGGGGGGTCGTCTTCACCATCAACATGACCTTCATCGCGCATCTCCTTGAAACTCGGTGGATTAATCCGAGGCAAAAAGGCGTCGATCCGTGCGCCGAGGGATCGACAACCGCGATGCGGATTCCGGCGGCGAGAGAAGACGCACCGCGTGAATTCCACCCTGGCGAGAATCCTTGGGCGCCGCGCTCGGATGCCTACTCGATGCGCAGCCCGTGCATGCGCAGGAAGGAGAGCTTGTCCCAATAGCCGCGCTGGAAGCGGATCAACCCGTCCTCCACTTGGACTCGGCTGCCGCGAACTCCCGCTGGAACATCTCCCGGATTCGAGCCCGACCTTCGACGGGCGCGTTCGCGACCTGAGGATTCACCGCGTCCTCACAATAGAGGGCGGCGAGCCCTTCGACATCCGCGGCGGTGAAGCGGTCCACCCACCGTTCCACCCCTTCACGGGGCCGAGGGCCCGAACCTCCGTGTCTGTCTCCCAGGTCGCGCGACCCTACCCCGTCGCCTCTCCAACGCAATGAAGTCCGGCGCGCAGAGCTCCCGCGACCTCGCGGGAACGCGCTCACGTGGCTGTCTTCATCAGGCCTTGGACTGTTGCACCAACTGCGCGATGGCGCGCGCGCTGGCCTCGTTCGTGGGTGAGAGCACGAGCATCGAGAGGCCGTCGCCACCCTCGAGATGGAACACCGACGACTCGAGGACGATCTCGCCCACGTCAGGACGGACCATCCGCTTCTGGAACCCACCTTGCGACCGGATCTCGCCTTCCGCCCACAGGCGACGAAAGTCGGGGCTCAACTCCATCAGCTCGTCGATCAGCGCCGTCGCCTCGTGAGACGGGCCGGCCCGCGCGATGTCGACGCGAAACGAGGCAAGGCAGGTCCGGCGAACGTCTTCAACGTGGTGCACCTTGGCTTCCGCGCCCGGTTGGAAGATCCGGCGCAGCAAGTTGCGGTCGCGCTCCGGGAGCGCCCCATAGTCGCCCAGCACGGCGACCGCCGCGCGATTCCACGCGACGATCTGGAACGTCGGCGTCTTCACGAATGCGGGGACGGAGAGGTTGTCGAGCACGCACTGAAGTGACGGCGTCACCGCAGCGGGCCGAGCGAGCTTGCGAGGCGGCGGACGATCGTGCGCGAGCAGGAACAGCATCTCGCGATTCGCGTCATCGAGTTCGAGCGCAAGCGCGAGGCGCTCGAGAACCTCGCCCGACGGCACGCCGCCGCGCCCCTGTTCGAGCCACGTGTACCAGGTGACGCTCACACCGGCTCGGGCGGCGACCTCCTCGCGGCGCAATCCGGATGTCCGTCGGCGAGCGGTGGTCGCGGGCCGGATGCGCGCGCGACGGTCGCGCAGGAACGTGGGGAGAGTGGTAGTCGCCATTTCAGTCTCTGTGCGCGCCTTCTTCGACAGACACTCCAAGACCCTGGTCCTCGCACGACGAAGACGCGGCGAGCATAACATCCTGGAGTCCTGGTTCGCCGCGTGGCGAGGGCTGCAGGCGTGCGACTGGGGAACCTGCTCGCATGGCTTCTCGAACAGGTACCGGCCGCTCGGGGACGTCGGGAGGGGGGTAGTGGCAGTACCCGTATGAGGGCTCATCTTTTCAGGCGAGCACGCGGTGCGTACGGTGCGCGCATGACCAAGGCAATGCGAGTGTTCGTCACGGGCGCGACAGGCTGGATTGGCACAGCGGTGCTGAAGGAGCTGCGTGGGGCCGGCCACTCTGTCCTGGGCATGGCACACAACGATGCAGGCGCGGAGAAGTTGCGGGCACAGGGCGTGGAAGTCTATCGCGGCGACCTCCGGGAGCCGACCTCCCTCGTCGAGGGCGTCCGCGCAACCGATGCGACGATCCACCTGGCCTTCCACATGGACTTCGCTGACTTTCCGAAGATGAACCAGATGGATCGCGACGCGATCCACGCGATGCTCGATGCCATGGCGGGCACGGACAAGGCGTTCGTCGGCACGAGCGGAACGCTGCTGGTCGCGGCTCCCGGCAAGGTCGCGGTCGAGACGGATACGTCACCCGAGACCTCGCCGCTCATGATCCGAGCGCGGGCCGAGCGCATCGTGGTCGATGCCGCGAAGCGCGGGGTGCGTGCCAGCGTCATCCGGCTGGCTCCCACGGTGCACGGCGCGGGCGACAAGGGCTTCATCCCCATGCTGATCAACATCGCCCGGGAGAAGAAGAGCGCTGGATACATCGATGATGGCAGTCAGCACTGGCCCGCGGTGCACCGCGACGATGCGGCACGGCTGTACCGGCTCGCCGCCGAGAGCGCACCGCCAGGAACCGTGCTGCACGGCACCGCGGAGGCAGGCATCACGATGCGCGCGGTCGCGGAGACCATCAGCCAAGGCACGGGGGTTCCGCTCCAGCGCGTGCCGGCCAGCGAAGCGGGTGCTCACTTCGGATGGATGTCGATGGTCGTCGGCGTCGACAACCCGGTGTCGAGTCAGGCGACGCGCGCGCTCCTCGGCTGGAAGCCGG harbors:
- a CDS encoding SDR family oxidoreductase — protein: MTKAMRVFVTGATGWIGTAVLKELRGAGHSVLGMAHNDAGAEKLRAQGVEVYRGDLREPTSLVEGVRATDATIHLAFHMDFADFPKMNQMDRDAIHAMLDAMAGTDKAFVGTSGTLLVAAPGKVAVETDTSPETSPLMIRARAERIVVDAAKRGVRASVIRLAPTVHGAGDKGFIPMLINIAREKKSAGYIDDGSQHWPAVHRDDAARLYRLAAESAPPGTVLHGTAEAGITMRAVAETISQGTGVPLQRVPASEAGAHFGWMSMVVGVDNPVSSQATRALLGWKPERAGLLDDMRAHYF
- a CDS encoding helix-turn-helix domain-containing protein, which translates into the protein MATTTLPTFLRDRRARIRPATTARRRTSGLRREEVAARAGVSVTWYTWLEQGRGGVPSGEVLERLALALELDDANREMLFLLAHDRPPPRKLARPAAVTPSLQCVLDNLSVPAFVKTPTFQIVAWNRAAVAVLGDYGALPERDRNLLRRIFQPGAEAKVHHVEDVRRTCLASFRVDIARAGPSHEATALIDELMELSPDFRRLWAEGEIRSQGGFQKRMVRPDVGEIVLESSVFHLEGGDGLSMLVLSPTNEASARAIAQLVQQSKA
- a CDS encoding LysR family transcriptional regulator; this translates as MNAKVQPGGADRAREMAVFSAVAATGSFSAAGRDLHLTPSAVSRTIDRIEARLGVRLMLRTTRALTLTPEGQAYLSAARRILTELDDAEQAIADRGAPRGRLRVSASHSHGRLCVVPLLGDFAARYPHILVDINLTDRVVDIAAGEADVGIRFGPLADSGLTARKLGENRRVIVASPDYLVRRGTPTVPEDLHHHNCLNFNFRRAEAVWPFVRDGHEYSLSVKGSIEANNGETLGQLAAAGVGVTRVGAFSVAEEIRSGRLVPLLERYNPGDVENVHAVFVGGANLPARVRVFVDYLADALSEGRSAPYRLVP
- a CDS encoding YciI family protein; protein product: MKVMLMVKTTPQGDAGQQPPSEEALVAMHNFNEEMRKAGVLLDLGGLTPMNRGARLRFSKRQCKVMDGPFAESKELIAGYSLIEVKTFAEAIAWAKRAPFGVLLQEGQEVEVDLRPLFDPAEFDVPGEAEERAQRLSERPAKA
- a CDS encoding MFS transporter, producing MKPNPPLIALAVGAFGIGVTEFAPMGMLPVIAGDLGVSIPAAGLLVSAYAFGVLIGAPVMTLATARVPRRTLLVGLMGIFTLGNLLSALAPEYWTLMAARVVTSFNHGAFFGVGAIVAASVVAPNRRAGAVAAMFMGLTIANVTGVPLASWAGECLGWRASFWGIAGLGALAMVALRLTLPHGRVEPSADSGVMKAEVAVLRRGPVLIALGLTVIGSSAMFTVFTYIAPILKEQTVASTGFVTAMLVTYGLGLTIGNWLGGRFADRSVDRTLITTLAGLASLLVAFAGVMPWQVPSAVVIFLWGVASFALVPPLQMRVMLAASDAPNLASAMNIGAFNLGNALGAALGGAVIGLNLGYPAVALAGAAMAGAGLILVLLLVRREARVVATLPARC